The genomic window gaactgaaaaccTTCTATCTGGCCAAAAATAAAAGACtggttcaataaattatgatacatctaAAATAATAGAATACTGTACTATTAATAATGTTCttgataaacattaaaaattaaacatgtgAAACTATTCATTTAGtatattaaatttaaacataGATTACAAAGAAATATTCACAGTAGAAGCCTCATGTTGTTATTCCTTCTTCTGCCAGGTCTCCCACACATTTCCTAGGTAATATTCATCAAATGGTCAAACGATGTTCATTACCACTCTATTGCCATTTCCtgaaatttattctaagaaagaAACCAGAATCATGCAAAAGTTTGTAagaaatgtggggctggccccgtggccgagtggttaagttcacgcgctccgctgcaggcggcccagtgtttcgttggttcgaatcctgggcgcggacatggcactgctcatcaagccacactgaggcggcgtcccacatgccacaactagaaggacccacaatgaagaatatacaactatgtaccggggagctttggggagaaaaaggaaaaataaaatctttaaaaaaaaaaaaagtttgtaagaaatgcattttatattaataggagcaaaaaaagagaaaaacaacctgTCTggacaataataaaatattggttAAAAAACATGCTGTCAATTCACCATATAGAATGTAACATTAAGTTAATAATGttcttgtaaaatatttaaatattgagCTTAAAGAACCACATATATCTTATGATCCTGATCTTACTCCTTTCTGCCAGGTCTCCTGCCCACCCCTTTCTCCTCTACTCCCTCCCAGTCTTGTTTGTGcatacagacatatgcacactgTGCAAATTTGTGTTACTGCAGCTCCCTCCCTTACATCCACTCTCCTCTAGGTGAGCTGTAATGCATCCTTACACACTGAGAATGATTTGGTGTGAATTCTACCACTGAGACACCaacaatttttttcagttttactgagatataattgacaaagaCAACTGTATAAGTTTAAACTGCACAGTATAGTAACTTAACATACATATATTGGGAAAGTTTGTGATGTTTGTCAAGACGTTACTAGAGAAATTACTTAGTTTTTCAAGATCTTATGGCCAAAGCTACCAGCTGGTTACCAAAATCCATGTTCTCCTCTACTTCCTGTGCACATGCATAAGCACATTTCCCAGCTCCTCTTGCAGTTAGGTGTGGCCCTGTGACTGAGTTACAGCCTGTGGAATGTGAAAGTAGTTTTGTGTGCCACCGCTATACCTGGCCTGTTAAAAACActatttgctcttttctttcttcttttctcctccactgCCATGCAAAGAGATGAATCCTGGGCAACAATGGAACAGTGGAAGACACAAAGCCCTTATCAACCTGGTGCCTGAAAAGGCTGTTATGCTAACCACTTAAATGCTTACTGCTGTTATGTGAGCAAAAAGTAACTTCTTCCTGTACTTGAGCCTTCATATCTTTCTGCAGTCTATTTGTAATAGCATTTTGTCTACCCAAACTGTTACTATTAACTACATGAAGAAATACACACCATTGATCTTTTCAAGTGCTTCCACAAAACACGAAGATTTCTCTTGCATTCTGTCTTTAATAGTTTTCTTCTGCATGCCATATTCCGTAAAACCATAAGGGAGAAATGCTagcttttcttccatctttctccTCCACTCAGAATAGTCACTATCAGGACAAAAACAAATAGAGAAGAATAACTTCCATTGCCATGAATTCTAGTGGAAAGTCATCTCAGAAAATGATAATGACACTTAAGAAGCATGTAGATATAGTGGTTTCAGCCTCAGAAATTCCCATTGACCCTACTTTACCTGCCTCCATTCTTAACCAAGCCTAGTATATTACTATCAAGACTCCTGGTTTTACATATTACTAAACTCTTCTTCAACCGTTAGCTCCTCCAAACCTCACAATAACTATGTGAAGGAAGTGTTTTGTTCCCATTATACTGATGAGGATGCTGAAGATCACGGAGGCAAAATGTTTGCTCtatgatcacacagctaataaatcaTGATAAGTGCAAATCACTGGTTAAATTTTCAGGGCTGGGTTTTGTGCATTGTAAGCGAATTGTAGGAGAAGCAACAAAAAGAGTCAACTCTGAAGAGGAGAGATTGCACTTGTGCATTGGAGAAAAGCTCACAAAAATCTATTTGTCAGAGAAGGGACACAGCCTTAGCCCTTCTTATTTCAACATTTCTCctctatttattaaatatcttccATGAAATGTTGTCTTAACACCAATGAAGTTCAGTATCAGACTTCCAGAGCCAAGACAAGATCAGGGAGAAAAAATGCCCATAAGATAATTGTCCAGAAAGACGTTAAAGAACTATGTAGAAGAGGAAATGAGTCCATTCAGTTCTTATCTCTTTTTCCAGGAACCCAGTGAGCGACCTTAGGATGGGACAGTTTAAGACCAGCTCCAAAAACAAATGGAAGATAGTCCAAGtacttaatttaaaaagctttatCTAGTATCGATTCCAGTCAATACTCACCATGTGTTTCTCCATGATCTTATTTTCAGAGCATGTTTGTGCTTTATGCTCTGTATTCTATaagattcaaatatttcttatgcTTTTTTAGAAGAATAGAAGATTGAAGGCAAGATTGGAAATATTCTAAACCTCTGTTGGTTCCATGCATACTATTTatgcaaatttattaaaatagtcTCTTGGCAAGCATGACTCAGGACAGAAAGCAAAATGTATGGTGAATAGAATTATTTAGtcattctctcccttctcttttctctttgtctctttctctttgtctaactggctataatttaaaatgaatatggCTTAGTCACAAATTCACAAAACATTAGTAGTTAGatggtttgttttcatttcatttaatgtttCATGGAGACATCGTGTcacttttgtaattttaaatatgggCTAATGATCCTTTATAGAAAATGTTGGAATTATGACGTTTTCATAAATTTCTCTAAATACTTATAATTTCTCAATTCCTTAGCCTCTTTGGAGTCTTTGCAACTTACAAATCCACACAGATTCCCCAAATGGATGCATGGCTGTCCGTGGATTATTTTATCTAACACTGGGAAACTGCCTTTGCCAGAAAACTCCTCATTCCAATCAATCATGGCTTCCTTCACCACTTCATATCCATGCAGCACTACAGTGGGGTGggcttctttcctttctactgTGTCCTTGTTACATGGTTTGTAATCATATACTTATTTGCATGATTCTTTCATAAATACATGCCTTTCTTCTAGACTGTAAATTATGTAATGCTAgggtattttttttcattcaccaTTGAAAATCCCTAGGATCTAAATATTGCCTAATAcaaagtaggcattcaataacttgttgaatatataatatactcaagataattatttttatttttttctttctgctttttctccccgaatccccctagtacatagttgtatattttagttgtgggtccttctagttgtggcacgtgggacaccgcctcagcatggcctgatgagtggtgccatgtctgcacccaggatccgaaccagcgaaaacctgggccagcgcagcagagcacacaaacttaaccacttggccacggggccagtgcCTCAAGAtaattattattcacattttaaagaattggaaATTACAGCTCAGAGAGATTTTAAAAGTTGCCCAAGGCTCTGAGTTAACAAGTGGATGAGCTGGGGTGTTGACACAATCTCTTCAAATCCAGAGCGCAAAGATTAACCAACATAGGCCAGTTGGTATCATATCCTGTTGTATCAGTAGCAAACTATCAAAGTTATCTTGCAGGGACGATGAGCAAAAAATGTAAGTCGTAGCTGGAACATGCTCAGAGGATGGAAACCTTGTCCTCATATAGCCTCAAACTGCCTAGGAAACAAAAGTTCCATAACTATGGAACACAATGTGAAAATAAAGTGGAGTCGAGAACGTAATAAGAAGCAATTGGTCCCTTAATCTGTACGACACTTGTCTTATAAGACTGCTACACTTCCATCCTCTAAGAGACTCTGCCAAATTAGCATTTTACATAACTACTCCCACTCCCAAATCCTTAAATGTCTGTCACTGTTTCATGTCAGGGAGACAGATTGAACCTTACGTCTTGTCTCCTAGTTGTCGACCTTGAAATAAAGCTTCTCTCGAAAGCGGGTACCATAGTGTTGACTTCTGTGTGCATCAGACAGCAAGCCATTGCTCAGTaacaaaaatacaggaagaagGAGCTTTCAGAGGTAGTTCTTTGGTGAGAAGCTGTCTCAGGAAAGATTGATTTCAGGTAATTCCTTCAAGATTTAGAGagcttttgaaatataaatagcTAGGAGTAGAGCAGTTATTCACTCATTAATTGACTAAATATACTAGAAATAGTGAAAATTCCCGAAACTTTAGTTATTTCCTTGGCTTCAAATCACCGCATACTTTTAGGAAATTTTTAGTGTTGTGACTCTGTAAAttagtagatttttttaaacttgaaagcTGTTTCATTGCCATTAGAGTTCACCAAAGAATAATTACTAAAAAAAGTGACCTAGGTCACACTATGGACATGGAATTcctactttttataatttcattaatCATCTCATGGATCTTATTCCCTTCTGGCAGCCTTCCAACTgtatatcatttaaaattatgtctGAATGTCCAAGGGatatttccctttaaaatcatttctttaaaacaagGTATCTGGGACCATATTATATTTAGATATAAagctgtcttatttatttattgaaaacaaagggaagaaaaattgcttacatattttctgttgttctcagtatttatctgtaaaatatttccaaagatcAGGAGAGGAGTCGGCTGGGTGGAAGCTTCCTTTTGGCATGGCTTCAATTCCATAGAAAAAGGAGAgtcaaacaagaaataaagacaaatcaCCAGGACTATGAAGAGATAAATTGATGTGCTTTGCATAAATGCAATTGAAAGTTCAGAATCCAAAGGTTTTCTAAATACTGCGTGCAAGCTGATCACCACTGCACTAAGTGTTTGAACTTTTGAATAAATATTGTGTCATCTTCAGTGCACTTTGGCCTAATGGTGGAGAGGGAAACAAACACAGTCACCTAGTCTTAATAAATATCTAATTTTGCAGTGGAAATCCCAACTAAAAAATAACTCTCACGTCTTCAGAGGTGGCCATTTTTTAATGGTGAAATTAAAGCTATCAGACTTTCAAAAGACTGGAATTCATAATCTTGACAAATGATGAAAGAGAATGTCTCTTTCATCAGAATTTATTATCACATGAGCAGAAGAAAGAAGCT from Equus asinus isolate D_3611 breed Donkey chromosome 2, EquAss-T2T_v2, whole genome shotgun sequence includes these protein-coding regions:
- the LOC123279151 gene encoding cytochrome P450 2C9-like, giving the protein MEEKLAFLPYGFTEYGMQKKTIKDRMQEKSSCFVEALEKINGKETTSTTLRYGLLLLLKHPEVTASVQVMELYDVTGLKNQ